Part of the uncultured Desulfobacter sp. genome, CCCTATGGCCGTGTGCATACAAAAATGGATACCCACAATCATGTGATGCGTACCGGAGAAAATACCTTTATTAAAATAATCGCCATAAATCATGAAAAGGTTTTGATTTTTAGAAAACAGTAAATTTTGCCAAAGGCCTGGCTGGCTCTTTACACAAAAGCACTGTTATGGCCTCCTGTACGCGACTCCGCCCCCAGTATTAAGAACAAAATGAGCCGGCCCTAAAAATATTCTTCGATTGAATTGAAGCATCGGGTTTCATGATTACCTTTGAGTGGAATTGCTTTACCCCAAACCCCAAAGGAGGTTCCCATGGCAACATTGACACGAATTTCAGCAGCAGAGACCAAAACACGCATAGACAATGGCCTGGCGCTGCTGGTGTGCATATACGATGACGACAAATTCCAGACCCACGCCCACCTGGAAGGGGCCATTCCCATGAGTAAATTCCTGGAGATGAAACCCGGCCTGGCCAAAAATGCAGATATCATTTTCTACTGAGGCTGAGTCGGCGATTCGTCAGCGGCAGGTCTTGCCGCTCAGTATGTGGAAGATGGTTATGAAAACGCCAAAGTGCTGGACAAAGGCATCAACGGATGGAAAGAGGCTGGGTTTACCATTTTATAAAACAAACACCACCGAGAGGAACTCAAAGCCGGCCGGCCATCTTTACTGCTGTTCCGGTCGGCTTTGCGAATCCAAACAATGAAACGGAATCTGCCCCATATTTTTGATGACCTCTGCAATATTGGGGTTTACTATGAACCCAAGAATTGATAGGCAGTACCCATGGAAACCAAGCCTGATCCCAAAACCGGCCCGGCCCGGATTTGGAAAGCATTTTTTTATTCCCTCAAGGGACTGGGGTATGCCTTTGCCCGGGAAGCCGCCTTCCGGCAGGAGAGCATCCTGGCCGGGGTACTGACCCTGGTGCTCTTTTTTTTACCCCTGTCTCTATTATGGAAAGTCATTCTTTTTTCCGCCATGGCCCTGGTGCTGATCGCAGAGCTACTCAACTCTGCCATTGAGGCCGTGGTGGACCTGGCATCTCCCGAATTCCACAAACTGGCCGGCCGGGCCAAGGACATGGGAAGTGCTGCGGTGTTTATCAGCCTGGCACTTACCGTTATCCTGTGGATTCTGGCCCTGATTTCCCTCTAATTTTTCAGGTCCGTGCCATAATCCCCTCTCTCCTAATAACGGCCATGGGCCGGCTTGGCCTATCAGCACCCAGGCTCGCCCCACAACAAAGTATGAAAGAATATCAGCAACCTATTGATACCTTCATATAAATCGCCCCCAAAACATCATCACGACACGCCCCATAGAAGTTAGCCGCAACTGTAATATTAGAATTACCTG contains:
- a CDS encoding diacylglycerol kinase, with amino-acid sequence METKPDPKTGPARIWKAFFYSLKGLGYAFAREAAFRQESILAGVLTLVLFFLPLSLLWKVILFSAMALVLIAELLNSAIEAVVDLASPEFHKLAGRAKDMGSAAVFISLALTVILWILALISL